A section of the Humulus lupulus chromosome 2, drHumLupu1.1, whole genome shotgun sequence genome encodes:
- the LOC133816798 gene encoding phloretin 4'-O-glucosyltransferase-like, whose protein sequence is MVQPRFLILAFPLQSTINPSLTFADRLIRVAGGAQVTFVTGVHAHRSLMTTRAAARGSSSATPDDSLSIVMFSDGYDDGCTDEKGINDHFAEFRRRGWQAVADILESGLNKEGRPYTCLVYTMLLSWATEVAAAHNVPATILWIQPATVFDIYYYYFHGHREIIRENSENPSFSLSFPGIPLAMSLKDLPLFMADSKYSYFVTLFQDMCEDLENEGNNTKIILVNTFDELEPEALRAIGNNNKFDLIGIGPLISSTFLEENKDACGCGSDYYIDWLNTKPKTTVVYVSFGSISVLSKQQMEEMARGLLEFGRPFLWVIRENSDLDEKGDDDDELSCREELEKLGMIVPRCSQMEVLSNESVGCFVTHCGWNSTLESLASGVPMVAFPQWTDQGTNPKPNKDEIVRNEEIKRCLDLIMGRKENGMEIVSDFVKKWQNLAKEAVREGGSSEKNFMTFVNRFTNKI, encoded by the coding sequence ATGGTGCAGCCTCGTTTCCTTATTCTCGCGTTCCCATTGCAAAGCACTATCAACCCAAGTTTAACCTTCGCCGACCGACTCATCCGCGTTGCCGGCGGTGCACAAGTAACCTTCGTCACCGGCGTCCACGCGCACCGTAGTCTCATGACCACACGCGCTGCCGCCAGAGGATCAAGTTCTGCCACTCCAGACGACAGCCTGTCCATCGTCATGTTTTCCGACGGCTATGACGACGGGTGCACAGATGAAAAGGGCATCAATGATCACTTTGCAGAATTCAGGCGACGGGGTTGGCAAGCCGTGGCGGATATTCTAGAGTCGGGGCTTAACAAAGAAGGGCGTCCGTACACTTGCTTAGTCTACACCATGCTTCTCTCTTGGGCTACTGAGGTGGCGGCGGCGCATAATGTTCCGGCGACGATTCTATGGATACAGCCCGCGACGGTGTTTGATATTTACTATTATTACTTTCATGGCCACAGAGAAATCATACGTGAGAATAGTGAAAACCCTTCTTTTTCGTTATCATTTCCGGGGATTCCACTTGCCATGAGCCTCAAGGACCTTCCCTTGTTCATGGCTGATTCAAAGTACTCTTACTTTGTTACACTGTTTCAAGACATGTGCGAAGATCTCGAAAACGAAGGTAACAACACGAAGATAATATTAGTGAACACCTTCGATGAGTTGGAGCCTGAGGCATTGAGAGCTATTGGTAATAATAATAAGTTTGATTTGATTGGAATCGGGCCACTGATCTCGTCTACTTTCTTGGAGGAGAACAAGGACGCATGTGGATGTGGTAGTGACTACTACATCGACTGGTTGAACACCAAGCCTAAAACGACAGTCGTTTACGTGTCGTTTGGGAGTATTTCGGTTTTGTCGAAGCAACAAATGGAGGAAATGGCTAGAGGGCTGTTGGAATTTGGTCGTCCGTTCTTGTGGGTCATCAGGGAGAATAGTGATCTAGACGAGAAaggagatgatgatgatgagttgAGTTGCAGAGAAGAGTTGGAGAAACTTGGGATGATAGTGCCACGGTGTTCTCAAATGGAGGTTTTGAGTAACGAGTCAGTTGGGTGTTTTGTGACTCATTGTGGTTGGAACTCAACGTTGGAGAGCTTGGCTTCTGGGGTTCCAATGGTGGCGTTTCCGCAGTGGACAGATCAGGGAACAAATCCTAAGCCCAACAAAGATGAAATAGTTAGAAATGAAGAGATCAAGAGGTGTTTAGACTTAATTATGGGAAGGAAGGAAAATGGGATGGAAATAGTAAGTGATTTTGTCAAGAAATGGCAGAATTTAGCTAAAGAAGCTGTGAGGGAAGGTGGCTCATCGGAAAAGAATTTCATGACTTTTGTGAATCGGTTCACCAATAAAATATGA
- the LOC133815718 gene encoding phloretin 4'-O-glucosyltransferase-like, with product MRLIGIGPFMMSSSSEFSNEKDSTTADVTRHQNDHVDYMEWLNSKEKTTVVYVSFWRYSVLSKAQMEEMANGLLDFGHPFLWVIREKVKNDSEKGQNDIGRDDEEFSCREELEKLGMIVPWCSQVEGGFSSVG from the exons ATGAGGCTGATCGGAATCGGACCCTTCATGATGAGTTCATCGTCCGAATTCTCGAACGAAAAAGACAGTACTACTGCTGATGTTACCAGGCATCAAAACGACCACGTCGACTACATGGAGTGGCTTAACTCGAAGGAGAAAACGACAGTAGTTTACGTGAGTTTTTGGAGATACTCAGTCTTGTCAAAGGCTCAAATGGAGGAAATGGCAAACGGGTTGTTGGATTTTGGGCATCCTTTTCTTTGGGTCATTAGAGAAAAAGTGAAAAACGACAGTGAAAAAGGACAAAACGACATAGGTCGTGATGACGAGGAATTTAGTTGTAGAGAAGAGTTAGAAAAGCTTGGAATGATAGTTCCATGGTGTTCACAAGTGGAG GGTGGCTTTTCCTCAGTGGGTTGA